From one Saprospiraceae bacterium genomic stretch:
- a CDS encoding DUF1080 domain-containing protein, translating to MRYRLILWCAFLSASQVDAQAFKQIFNMTNLDGWIVYGTERWYVDKGELICESGPDKEYGYLGTKDHYKDFDLRLEFKQEADGNSGVFFHSSFEGTKVSGWQAEVAPAGHSTGGIYESYGRGWLIKPTGDKDTKYLKPDDWNTMRVLVKGDQVTTWLNGHKMITLKDDKIGSKTGQIALQIHAGGGIKVRWRNMFVKSKG from the coding sequence ATGCGATACAGACTGATATTATGGTGTGCCTTTTTATCTGCCAGCCAGGTAGATGCGCAGGCTTTTAAGCAGATTTTTAACATGACTAACCTGGACGGATGGATCGTGTATGGCACCGAGCGATGGTATGTAGATAAAGGGGAGTTGATCTGTGAGAGCGGCCCTGACAAGGAGTATGGTTACCTGGGCACCAAAGATCATTACAAAGACTTTGACCTTAGACTAGAATTTAAACAGGAAGCAGATGGCAATAGTGGAGTATTTTTTCACTCCTCCTTTGAGGGTACCAAAGTGAGTGGCTGGCAGGCAGAAGTAGCACCGGCAGGTCACAGTACCGGAGGTATCTATGAGTCCTATGGCCGGGGCTGGCTGATCAAGCCTACCGGTGACAAAGACACCAAATATTTAAAACCCGACGATTGGAATACGATGCGGGTACTCGTCAAAGGCGATCAGGTCACAACCTGGCTCAATGGGCATAAAATGATCACCCTCAAAGATGACAAAATAGGTAGCAAGACGGGTCAAATAGCCCTCCAGATTCATGCTGGAGGCGGGATCAAAGTAAGATGGAGAAACATGTTTGTAAAATCAAAGGGATAA
- a CDS encoding DUF937 domain-containing protein, with amino-acid sequence MNILEMLQGQMNPQVLQQIAQQVGVNDPKQVEVASNGLMSTLVAALSKNATSQSGLNALVSALDRDHDGSILNDLSGFITGAMQPSNTSASNGGGILGHVLGNLQPNVIDMVGRISGLDKTKVGQMATMLAPILLGFLGKQRQQGGVNVGGIGDLLKKSVVTTNQPQMSLINKFLDRNGDGSVIDDIARMGMDAFMKK; translated from the coding sequence ATGAATATTCTAGAAATGCTACAAGGCCAGATGAATCCTCAGGTATTGCAACAAATCGCTCAACAGGTCGGAGTAAATGATCCTAAGCAGGTAGAGGTTGCTTCTAATGGTTTAATGTCAACCCTGGTGGCCGCCTTGTCAAAGAATGCCACTTCTCAAAGTGGTTTGAATGCGCTTGTAAGTGCTTTGGACCGTGACCATGATGGTAGTATATTAAATGACCTTTCTGGTTTTATCACCGGTGCCATGCAGCCCTCAAATACTTCTGCTTCTAATGGTGGTGGTATCTTAGGACATGTATTGGGAAATCTTCAACCCAATGTAATCGACATGGTCGGTCGTATCAGTGGTTTGGACAAAACCAAAGTAGGTCAGATGGCTACCATGCTGGCTCCAATTTTACTTGGATTCCTTGGCAAACAAAGACAGCAAGGTGGTGTCAATGTCGGAGGCATAGGCGATTTGTTAAAAAAATCTGTAGTGACTACCAATCAACCTCAGATGAGTCTGATCAATAAATTTCTTGATCGCAATGGCGATGGCAGTGTCATCGATGATATCGCCAGAATGGGTATGGATGCTTTTATGAAAAAATAG
- a CDS encoding transposase has protein sequence MSLLAEVGRDIFKFSTASKFVSWLRLAPNNKKTGGKIISSKTPQTTNKFTLTLRNAANTISRKKTGYLLHFFQKIAYKKGRGAAITATARKMAVIIWNMITKKQPYKPIDMDQYKLKKDKER, from the coding sequence ATGTCATTATTGGCGGAAGTAGGAAGAGATATATTCAAATTTAGTACAGCCTCGAAGTTTGTCAGTTGGTTACGGTTGGCTCCAAATAATAAGAAAACCGGAGGTAAAATCATAAGCTCCAAGACCCCACAGACTACCAATAAATTTACATTGACACTACGAAATGCAGCCAATACAATTAGTAGAAAAAAAACAGGTTACCTGCTTCATTTTTTTCAAAAAATAGCTTACAAAAAAGGAAGAGGAGCGGCAATTACTGCAACCGCCAGAAAAATGGCTGTGATTATTTGGAATATGATCACAAAAAAACAACCATATAAGCCAATAGATATGGATCAGTACAAATTAAAAAAAGACAAAGAACGTTGA
- a CDS encoding transposase — protein MEAILRVSAVKNDVKDCKWIQKLFTYGFLKSCFLPSNATMEIRTLNRHRNNLIDESSRLLNRIGQCMRQMNIRLDVAINDLGGKTGQSIIQAIVEGQRDGNKLAILADSRIRKSHQELAQYLQGRWNDNQLYILKDLHQAYQYVRNRIENCDQQMKNCFDQIIESQGAEEAGKINLTKKQKSRNSSSLNVCTTSYQYYGVDLMEIECSVKPL, from the coding sequence ATGGAAGCCATACTAAGGGTATCGGCGGTCAAAAACGATGTAAAAGATTGTAAATGGATACAAAAATTATTCACCTATGGGTTTTTGAAATCTTGTTTTTTGCCATCCAATGCAACTATGGAAATAAGAACATTAAATCGACATCGAAATAATCTGATCGACGAGAGTTCTAGGTTATTGAACCGAATAGGCCAATGCATGAGACAAATGAATATCCGTCTGGATGTAGCCATCAATGATTTGGGAGGCAAAACAGGACAATCGATAATACAGGCAATTGTAGAAGGTCAACGAGATGGAAATAAATTAGCTATACTGGCCGATTCGCGAATCAGAAAAAGTCATCAAGAACTAGCACAATACCTTCAAGGAAGGTGGAATGATAATCAACTCTATATTCTGAAAGATCTCCATCAAGCATATCAGTATGTTCGTAATCGAATAGAAAATTGCGATCAACAAATGAAGAATTGTTTTGATCAAATTATTGAATCACAAGGGGCAGAAGAAGCTGGTAAAATTAATCTGACGAAGAAACAAAAGTCAAGAAATAGCAGCAGTTTAAATGTCTGTACAACAAGTTATCAATATTATGGTGTTGACCTAATGGAAATAGAGTGTTCAGTGAAGCCACTGTGA
- a CDS encoding transposase yields MEKKKEEVWQIVYPHSAGIDVGSRFHMVAVGQSDDQVRKFGINTDDHNLMIDFLKVHQITHVAMESTGSYFQTLFLALQEAGFEVSLVHGSHTKGIGGQKRCKRL; encoded by the coding sequence ATGGAAAAGAAAAAGGAAGAAGTATGGCAAATTGTTTACCCTCACAGCGCAGGGATTGATGTAGGGTCTCGATTCCACATGGTAGCGGTGGGACAGTCTGATGATCAGGTAAGGAAATTTGGAATCAATACCGATGATCATAATTTGATGATAGATTTTCTCAAAGTTCACCAAATAACTCATGTAGCAATGGAGAGTACAGGGAGTTATTTTCAGACTTTATTCTTGGCACTTCAAGAAGCAGGATTTGAAGTTAGCCTGGTGCATGGAAGCCATACTAAGGGTATCGGCGGTCAAAAACGATGTAAAAGATTGTAA
- a CDS encoding penicillin acylase family protein yields MGHYFYCITLLFSLVSSYSIFGQKSVVFDADEINASVTIKTDQWGVSHIYAANERDLFFAQGFQAARDRLFQFEMFRRQATGTLAEVLGEKEIDRDIGARLFQYRGDIQQEMKHYHPRGDIIIKSFVAGINAYIKKVLDGKEKMPLELQWLGIKPGYWTPEVVISRHNGLLSNVQNELQTARWVSRIGAQRVSELMNYHPHLPSLDLDPVLTPDALDEDILKPYLAFRRTIQFSKDNLVGSLSGQQNDIIDYRPREAKYSDMKSLDGSNNWVISGSKTASGSPIMANDPHRSITVPSLRYMTHLHAPGWNVIGGGEPILPGVSIGHNEYGAWGLTIFSTDMEDLYVYPLHPGDKEHYQYNGRWMTFTKINDSIKVKNKPAVSVTHQYTLHGPVTFIDSVRGLVYAVRCAWLEKGSAPYLASLKMNQAKTWKEFREACKHSFVPAENMVWADKKGNIGWQTVGIAPIRRHHSGMVPVTGNKAHEWAGYLPMLKRPHSYNPSEQFIATANANLTSPTYPYLNSIGYNWSDPYRAMRIREVLSQSLKFSVPDMESLQTDYLSIPARQIVPLILQTKRVDPELRYFQNKLAAWDFKMGADKGMAGLYMLTERYLEEYIIEALLPENTDGDPNNDVAIRSISTELLIRILSQPDYLKDKISQEKKEILMITALTKAIKEMKSLFGANDEKWVYGDVEKLKRIAINHMLSPISDVERNKKMNIQPVIRGGYANTVGATGDGNNQNHGASFRIITDCSDWDLAVAINTPGQSGDPESKHYRDLFELWSRDNYFPLFYSDEKIDAVTEKVTVLKPPVK; encoded by the coding sequence ATGGGTCATTATTTCTATTGTATCACCTTGCTGTTTTCACTTGTCTCTTCATATTCGATTTTCGGCCAAAAATCTGTTGTATTTGATGCAGATGAAATCAATGCTTCGGTGACCATCAAAACAGATCAATGGGGGGTTTCCCATATTTATGCTGCCAATGAAAGAGATTTGTTCTTTGCGCAAGGATTCCAGGCAGCCAGAGATCGTTTATTTCAATTTGAAATGTTTAGAAGGCAAGCCACAGGGACTCTGGCTGAAGTATTGGGTGAAAAGGAAATTGATCGGGATATTGGAGCAAGGTTGTTTCAATATAGGGGGGATATACAGCAAGAGATGAAGCATTATCACCCTCGTGGAGACATCATTATCAAATCATTTGTAGCAGGCATCAATGCTTATATCAAAAAAGTCCTGGATGGAAAAGAAAAAATGCCTCTGGAGTTACAATGGCTTGGAATCAAACCAGGCTATTGGACTCCCGAGGTAGTGATATCCAGGCATAATGGACTCTTGAGTAATGTGCAGAATGAATTGCAGACAGCACGATGGGTGAGTCGGATAGGGGCTCAAAGAGTTTCTGAACTGATGAACTATCACCCACATCTACCTTCCTTAGATCTGGATCCTGTTTTGACTCCCGATGCGCTGGATGAAGACATTCTCAAACCCTACCTTGCCTTTAGGAGAACTATTCAGTTTTCAAAAGATAACCTGGTCGGATCTTTATCTGGCCAACAGAATGATATTATTGATTACCGGCCCAGAGAAGCCAAGTATTCAGACATGAAGTCCCTGGATGGTAGTAATAACTGGGTAATCTCAGGTTCAAAAACAGCTAGTGGGTCTCCAATTATGGCCAATGATCCACATCGATCTATTACAGTTCCGTCATTGAGATACATGACTCATCTGCATGCCCCTGGTTGGAATGTGATCGGAGGTGGTGAGCCTATCCTGCCAGGTGTCAGTATAGGACATAATGAATATGGTGCCTGGGGATTGACGATATTCAGTACAGACATGGAAGACTTGTACGTGTATCCTCTTCATCCCGGGGACAAAGAGCATTATCAATATAATGGGAGATGGATGACATTTACCAAAATCAATGACTCTATTAAAGTAAAAAATAAGCCAGCTGTATCAGTGACCCATCAATATACCCTACATGGCCCGGTCACTTTTATTGACAGTGTGAGGGGCCTGGTATATGCAGTCCGATGTGCTTGGTTGGAAAAGGGCAGTGCGCCTTATTTGGCCAGTTTAAAAATGAATCAGGCAAAAACCTGGAAAGAATTCAGAGAAGCTTGCAAACATTCTTTTGTGCCGGCCGAAAACATGGTATGGGCAGACAAAAAAGGAAACATTGGATGGCAGACAGTTGGGATCGCGCCCATAAGACGCCATCATTCAGGGATGGTGCCTGTGACCGGAAATAAAGCGCATGAATGGGCTGGCTACCTTCCTATGCTCAAAAGGCCACATAGCTATAATCCATCCGAACAATTTATCGCTACTGCCAATGCCAATCTCACCAGCCCAACCTACCCCTATCTAAATAGCATTGGATACAATTGGTCCGATCCATACCGTGCCATGAGAATCAGAGAAGTCCTGAGTCAATCTCTAAAATTTAGTGTGCCGGATATGGAGTCATTACAGACAGACTATCTCTCTATACCAGCCAGACAGATCGTGCCATTGATCCTCCAGACTAAGAGGGTAGATCCGGAATTGCGATATTTTCAAAATAAACTGGCTGCCTGGGATTTTAAAATGGGTGCTGATAAAGGGATGGCGGGTCTGTATATGCTGACAGAACGATACCTGGAAGAATATATCATTGAAGCATTATTGCCAGAAAACACTGATGGAGACCCGAACAATGATGTGGCGATTCGATCCATCTCTACTGAATTATTAATCAGGATACTCAGTCAACCAGATTATTTAAAGGATAAAATAAGCCAGGAAAAAAAGGAAATCCTGATGATCACAGCTTTGACGAAAGCGATCAAAGAAATGAAATCATTATTTGGCGCCAACGACGAAAAATGGGTCTATGGCGATGTGGAGAAATTAAAACGCATAGCCATCAACCATATGTTATCGCCGATCTCTGATGTGGAAAGGAATAAAAAAATGAATATCCAACCAGTCATTCGTGGAGGCTATGCCAATACAGTTGGTGCTACGGGCGATGGCAATAATCAAAATCATGGTGCCTCCTTCCGCATTATTACAGATTGTTCCGATTGGGATCTGGCAGTTGCTATTAATACGCCAGGCCAAAGCGGAGATCCGGAGAGTAAGCATTACCGGGATTTGTTTGAGTTGTGGTCCAGAGACAACTATTTTCCTTTATTTTATTCCGATGAAAAAATAGATGCTGTGACAGAAAAAGTGACTGTATTAAAACCACCTGTAAAATAA
- a CDS encoding SET domain-containing protein-lysine N-methyltransferase — protein MKICVLQPDYSTSTVDYKNYDPPRDLSRLLPGHEVDHIFLNKLHTFKQLSDLRYKGYDIFVNLCEGYLDWDIPSIDVIYAMETLKLPFTGPTSRLYDPAKELMKYVAFTEEVLTPKYALILTNPDLTKSVEKLKYPMFVKPARAGDSLGVDDHSLVLNHEELKDKVAQLLLEYPSVLVEEYIAGREFTVLVAADPTNEKQCRTFKPVEYIFPTGFAFKTYALKTSELHTEANIACQDPELESRLRSAAQRIFRGFGGVGYARMDFRVNDQNEIYFLEINFTCSVFYSDGYEGSADYILRFDGIGQQGFLQHIIEEGIYRYKNQQKKYKMKGDSINGFGIYANQPIAQAEVIFNNEARAHRIVTKRYVDESWTPVEKDLFARYAVPLSKHIYILWDDDPSVWAPQNHSCYPNTAYDGLNVIATRPILAEDELTLDYATFLDETMEPFDCQCGSSNCRGRVTGTLGNTMELREKSRPPQ, from the coding sequence ATGAAAATCTGTGTCCTTCAGCCTGACTATTCCACTTCTACGGTAGATTATAAAAACTATGATCCACCCCGTGATCTTTCCAGATTATTGCCCGGTCATGAAGTGGATCATATATTTTTAAATAAGCTGCATACGTTTAAACAACTCAGCGATCTGCGATACAAAGGGTATGACATCTTTGTAAATCTCTGTGAAGGATATTTGGATTGGGACATTCCTTCAATTGATGTCATCTATGCCATGGAGACCTTAAAACTCCCGTTTACCGGGCCGACGAGCAGATTGTATGATCCTGCCAAAGAGCTGATGAAATATGTAGCATTTACAGAAGAGGTGTTGACTCCAAAGTATGCCCTTATTCTGACCAATCCAGATCTCACCAAATCCGTAGAAAAGCTCAAGTATCCCATGTTTGTAAAACCTGCCCGGGCAGGTGATAGTCTGGGAGTCGATGACCATTCATTGGTGCTAAACCACGAAGAGTTAAAGGATAAGGTCGCTCAATTATTGTTAGAGTATCCTTCTGTGCTGGTAGAAGAATATATCGCCGGCAGAGAATTTACCGTACTGGTGGCTGCTGATCCTACCAATGAAAAACAATGCCGTACATTCAAACCGGTTGAGTATATCTTTCCCACCGGGTTTGCATTTAAAACGTATGCACTTAAAACTTCTGAGTTGCACACAGAAGCCAATATCGCTTGTCAGGATCCAGAGTTAGAATCCAGGCTGAGGTCTGCAGCACAACGCATATTCAGAGGGTTTGGAGGAGTTGGATATGCCCGAATGGATTTCAGAGTGAATGATCAAAATGAGATCTATTTTTTAGAAATCAATTTTACTTGTTCAGTATTTTATTCTGATGGTTACGAAGGCAGTGCTGATTATATACTCAGGTTTGATGGCATAGGTCAGCAGGGTTTCCTGCAGCATATCATCGAGGAAGGGATCTATCGGTATAAAAACCAACAGAAAAAATATAAGATGAAAGGCGATTCAATCAATGGATTTGGAATTTACGCCAATCAGCCCATCGCACAGGCTGAGGTCATTTTTAATAACGAAGCCAGGGCTCATCGTATCGTTACGAAAAGATATGTAGATGAAAGCTGGACTCCTGTGGAAAAAGATCTTTTTGCGCGATATGCAGTACCCCTCAGCAAACACATATATATATTATGGGATGATGATCCATCTGTATGGGCCCCTCAAAACCATAGCTGTTATCCCAATACGGCTTACGATGGTCTCAATGTGATCGCTACCAGGCCCATACTAGCAGAAGATGAACTGACCCTGGATTATGCTACTTTTCTCGATGAAACCATGGAGCCATTTGATTGTCAATGTGGATCTTCTAATTGTAGGGGCAGGGTGACAGGTACTTTGGGCAATACCATGGAGCTTAGGGAAAAAAGCAGACCACCCCAATAA
- a CDS encoding SET domain-containing protein has product MKLKQGESKFEILSHHGLGDINFDHSTQQRSFVATRDITAGEILYQFNPKQVQSNPTYLTVQIGEESHIVLDPEFLASINHSCDPNVFFDVDHWVLRCVRDIKAGEQMTYFYPSTEWHMIQPFDCRCGSHNCLGYIQGADSINPEILSQYHVSSFIQQQIKTVPTLI; this is encoded by the coding sequence ATGAAACTCAAACAAGGCGAATCAAAATTCGAGATACTTAGCCATCATGGACTGGGTGATATTAATTTCGATCACTCTACTCAGCAACGTAGTTTTGTGGCTACCCGGGACATTACCGCCGGCGAAATTCTTTACCAGTTTAATCCCAAACAAGTGCAATCAAACCCAACATACCTCACTGTGCAGATAGGGGAGGAAAGTCATATTGTTCTTGATCCGGAATTTTTGGCGTCTATCAACCATAGTTGTGATCCAAATGTATTCTTCGATGTCGATCATTGGGTGTTACGCTGTGTTCGTGATATCAAAGCGGGTGAACAAATGACTTATTTTTACCCTTCTACCGAATGGCATATGATACAACCATTTGACTGTAGGTGTGGTAGTCATAATTGTTTGGGATATATCCAAGGTGCTGACTCCATAAATCCAGAGATACTCAGTCAATACCATGTTTCATCTTTTATTCAACAACAAATCAAAACGGTGCCAACCTTAATTTGA
- a CDS encoding sigma-70 family RNA polymerase sigma factor, producing MKEFCHFYHVNEDERRRYDLIFEKELLPHINALSTFAFHLTLNEDDADDLVQETYLKAYRFIDKYLEGTNAKAWLFKILKNAYINEYRRKSKAPSHVDYEDIIGYQDSEDSAIGEFTDLREELFNHMMGDEVTNAINSLPIDFRTVILLCDVEGFTYEEIAKILDVPIGTVRSRLFRARNDLKDKLKAYAVKMGFTDKRKPRTRKIE from the coding sequence ATGAAGGAATTTTGTCATTTTTACCATGTGAACGAAGACGAGCGTAGACGATATGACCTGATATTTGAAAAAGAGCTTTTGCCGCATATCAATGCTTTAAGCACCTTTGCCTTTCACCTTACCCTCAATGAAGACGATGCAGATGACCTGGTGCAGGAAACTTATTTGAAGGCCTATCGGTTTATAGATAAATATCTTGAGGGAACTAATGCCAAGGCCTGGTTGTTTAAGATATTGAAAAACGCATATATCAATGAGTATCGGCGAAAGAGCAAAGCGCCTTCACATGTTGATTATGAAGATATCATAGGATATCAGGATAGTGAGGATAGTGCGATCGGTGAGTTTACTGATCTGAGGGAGGAATTATTTAATCATATGATGGGAGATGAGGTGACCAATGCGATCAACTCTCTGCCTATAGATTTTCGTACCGTCATATTATTGTGTGATGTAGAAGGTTTTACTTATGAAGAAATAGCTAAAATCCTGGATGTTCCGATTGGTACTGTTCGTTCCCGACTATTTAGAGCCCGGAATGATCTTAAGGACAAATTAAAAGCATATGCCGTGAAAATGGGATTTACAGACAAACGTAAGCCCAGGACACGCAAGATAGAATAG
- a CDS encoding TolC family protein, producing MNKRFFPIILLVFSLKIYSQDILSLDEAITQALSQNYNILLSVNDKEIAQTANSWYAAGKLPSVTANGVWNNSITNLLQKLSNGTVIERNGNRTSVINLNGQFSYRLYGGKRVFIAKKRLDIQESIAEEALKQDINQVVFDVTNSYININRLIKQKSAIQETISFFEERSKLSRSRFEIGTAGKNDYLQSQIDLNVQRNNEINLTNNIALAKMDLNQLLARDPNTPFEVQDIIVPETLPTQAEVMEAIESINPQITLLRYNQQILEQNALEIKALQKPSLFANGSLNFNYNNSSAGFNLFTQNYGPQAGLSVSVPLFTRALANQQIKINALDYKNQGLQIDALKHSLQSSAAESYQNYNNALQLIELEEQNLNIIREHNNIAMERFRKATITTVELRQAQLNLVEAQNRIINARYILKQSEVRLLYVMGRLIQ from the coding sequence ATGAATAAAAGATTTTTTCCTATTATTTTATTAGTATTCAGCTTAAAGATCTATTCTCAGGATATTCTTAGCCTCGATGAAGCCATTACCCAGGCATTAAGTCAAAACTATAATATCCTGCTCTCTGTCAACGACAAAGAAATAGCGCAGACTGCCAACAGTTGGTATGCCGCAGGCAAATTGCCTTCAGTTACAGCCAATGGTGTATGGAACAACTCTATCACAAATCTTCTTCAAAAACTATCGAATGGTACTGTAATCGAACGCAATGGTAATCGAACCTCTGTAATAAACCTAAATGGTCAATTCAGCTACAGGCTATACGGAGGCAAAAGGGTCTTTATTGCAAAAAAAAGGCTGGATATCCAAGAGTCTATCGCTGAGGAAGCGCTTAAGCAAGATATAAACCAGGTCGTATTTGATGTGACTAATAGCTATATTAACATCAACAGATTGATCAAACAGAAAAGTGCTATACAGGAGACCATTTCATTTTTTGAAGAAAGGAGTAAACTCTCCCGATCCAGGTTTGAAATCGGTACGGCGGGAAAAAATGATTATTTGCAATCACAGATAGACCTCAATGTGCAACGAAATAATGAGATCAATCTGACCAATAATATTGCGCTGGCTAAAATGGATCTCAATCAACTTTTGGCCCGCGACCCCAATACACCTTTTGAAGTGCAGGATATCATTGTTCCTGAAACGCTCCCTACACAAGCAGAAGTGATGGAGGCCATCGAATCCATCAACCCACAAATCACGCTCTTAAGATACAATCAACAAATCCTGGAGCAGAATGCACTTGAAATAAAAGCACTCCAAAAGCCCAGCTTATTTGCTAATGGTTCGCTTAATTTTAATTATAATAACAGTAGTGCAGGATTCAACCTATTCACTCAAAATTATGGACCCCAGGCGGGACTCAGCGTCTCCGTGCCCTTGTTTACCAGGGCGCTTGCCAATCAACAAATTAAGATCAATGCACTTGATTATAAAAACCAGGGGCTTCAAATAGATGCATTAAAACATTCTCTGCAATCTTCTGCTGCCGAATCGTATCAAAATTATAACAATGCCTTACAGTTGATCGAGCTTGAAGAACAAAATCTAAACATCATCCGTGAGCATAATAATATAGCTATGGAACGCTTTCGCAAAGCGACTATCACTACAGTCGAACTCAGACAAGCCCAGCTCAACCTGGTTGAGGCTCAAAACAGGATTATAAATGCCCGATATATTTTAAAACAAAGCGAAGTCCGGCTATTGTATGTCATGGGAAGGCTGATCCAATAA